The Brassica napus cultivar Da-Ae chromosome C7, Da-Ae, whole genome shotgun sequence genome has a segment encoding these proteins:
- the LOC106446569 gene encoding uncharacterized protein LOC106446569 — protein MSVADETAEGLFVCFDGVMTKLHNMRANEAGHLLANEGVKPEETQAPPFVAAMEGKTYIFQVRVSSYNFIENHQTFTISRILSERDRLPLSAFVENGGDDDNGDDNPDVISVPAKVEFGGSSQAQVFAGKVKKARKA, from the exons ATGTCCGTTGCTGATGAAACTGCTGAGGGCCTGTTCGTCTGTTTTGATGGGGTTATGACAAAACTGCACAACATGAGAGCCAATGAAGCTGGCCATCTTCTG GCTAATGAGGGAGTGAAACCGGAAGAAACTCAGGCTCCTCCCTTTGTTGCAGCAATGGAAGGTAAAACCTACATATTCCAGGTGAGAGTTAGTTCCTACAACTTCATAGAAAATCACCAAACCTTTACGATCTCCCGAATCCTCAGTGAACGTGACCGTTTGCCACTATCTGCATTTGTTGAAAAT GGAGGAGACGATGACAATGGAGATGACAACCCTGATGTCATCTCGGTTCCTGCTAAGGTGGAGTTTGGTGGTAGTAGTCAGGCGCAAGTGTTCGCTGGGAAGGTGAAGAAGGCCCGTAAGGCATAG
- the LOC106396633 gene encoding protein NOI4-like — MASNDAGRPLPKFGEWDVNDPATADGYTVIFSKAGEDKKTGRSSTKTASQRKQDGDKPVVKKWLCFTFS; from the coding sequence atggCATCGAATGACGCTGGAAGGCCGTTGCCTAAATTTGGAGAATGGGATGTGAATGATCCGGCGACGGCGGATGGATACACGGTGATATTCAGCAAAGCCGGTGAAGATAAGAAGACGGGAAGGAGTTCTACGAAGACAGCTTCTCAGAGGAAACAAGACGGTGATAAACCAGTCGTCAAGAAATGGCTCTGTTTTACCTTTtcttaa
- the LOC106436870 gene encoding isovalerate--CoA ligase AAE2-like, with the protein MRILLSKRAIRTLTPRFQRLWSTHSSFSTSGSGGFSDDPKPESWKTMEGLLRSPANFSPLSPITFLERSAKAYRDRTSVVFGSVEHTWLKTYHRCLRLASALTHLGISPGDVVAVLAPNVPAMHELHFAVPMADLILCPLNTRLDTSTLSVLLQHSEAKILFVDHHLLEVAHGALAKSDRTRKTPKLVLISQSNDDDDEDRSSSFDSNYSFDYHYEDLVKSGDSEFEVIKPRNEWDPISINYTSGTTSRPKGVVWSHRGAYLNSLATVFLHQMSVSPVYLWTVPMFHCNGWCLIWGVAAQGGTNICLRKVSPKLIFKSIATHKVTHMGGAPTVLNMIVSSPAGERKPLPHRVEIMTGGSPPMPKILAKMEELGFNVSHLYGLTETYGPGTHCVWKPEWDSLSLEERAKLKSRQGVQHLGLEGLEVKDPVTMETVPSDGVTMGEVMFRGNTVMSGYFKDLEATRKAFEGGWFHSGDLAVKHPDGYIEVKDRLKDVIISGGENISTVEVERVLCSHKAVFEAAIVARPDNHWGQTPCGFVKLKEGFDCVKPEEIIEFCRDHLPHYMAPKTIVFGDLPKTSTGKVQKYLLRKRADEMGSL; encoded by the exons ATGAGAATCTTGTTATCCAAAAGGGCAATCAGAACCTTGACCCCACGTTTTCAAAGACTCTGGTCAACCCACTCTTCCTTCTCAACCTCAGGTTCCGGCGGATTTTCCGACGATCCCAAGCCGGAATCATGGAAGACGATGGAGGGCCTTCTCCGATCCCCCGCCAATTTCTCTCCTTTATCTCCGATCACGTTCTTGGAAAGATCCGCCAAAGCTTACAGAGACCGAACCAGTGTTGTGTTTGGTTCCGTCGAGCACACTTGGCTCAAAACTTACCACCGTTGTCTCCGTCTTGCATCTGCGCTTACTCACCTAGGAATCTCTCCCGGCGACGTG gttGCAGTTTTGGCGCCGAATGTTCCAGCGATGCACGAGCTTCACTTCGCTGTTCCGATGGCTGATTTGATTCTCTGTCCGCTCAACACTCGACTCGATACTTCTACGTTGTCTGTTTTGCTCCAACACTCTGAGGCGAAGATCCTCTTCGTTGATCACCACTTACTCGAGGTTGCTCATGGAGCTCTTGCTAAATCAGACAGAACAAGAAAAACACCAAAGCTTGTCTTGATCTCTCAGTCTAATGACGATGACGACGAGGATAGATCATCGAGCTTTGATTCTAACTACTCTTTCGATTACCATTACGAAGATCTGGTTAAATCCGGAGACAGCGAGTTCGAGGTGATCAAACCGAGAAACGAATGGGATCCGATCAGTATAAACTACACTTCGGGGACAACCTCTAGACCTAAAGGTGTAGTGTGGTCTCACAGAGGAGCTTATCTCAACTCTCTCGCTACGGTTTTTCTTCACCAGATGTCTGTCTCTCCTGTCTACTTATGGACGGTACCGATGTTTCACTGCAACGGGTGGTGTCTCATTTGGGGAGTAGCGGCTCAAGGCGGTACAAATATCTGCCTTAGAAAAGTCTCTCCTAAGCTGATCTTTAAGAGCATTGCCACACACAAAGTTACACACATGGGAGGAGCCCCAACGGTGCTGAACATGATTGTCAGCTCTCCTGCGGGGGAGCGTAAACCGCTCCCTCACAGGGTCGAGATCATGACCGGCGGATCCCCTCCTATGCCAAAGATATTGGCTAAGATGGAAGAGTTGGGATTCAATGTGTCTCATCTTTACGGCTTGACGGAGACATACGGTCCAGGGACACACTGCGTGTGGAAGCCTGAATGGGATTCGCTTTCGTTGGAAGAGAGAGCTAAGTTAAAGTCTAGACAAGGAGTGCAGCATTTGGGTTTAGAAGGGCTCGAAGTGAAAGATCCGGTGACAATGGAGACTGTACCTAGTGATGGTGTCACCATGGGTGAGGTAATGTTTCGAGGAAACACAGTGATGAGTGGATACTTCAAGGACTTAGAGGCAACGCGAAAAGCTTTCGAGGGAGGTTGGTTCCACAGTGGTGACCTCGCTGTTAAGCATCCGGACGGGTACATAGAGGTAAAAGATCGGTTAAAAGATGTGATCATATCCGGAGGAGAAAACATAAGCACGGTGGAAGTCGAGAGAGTTTTGTGTAGTCACAAGGCTGTTTTTGAAGCTGCTATTGTGGCGCGTCCGGATAATCACTGGGGACAGACTCCTTGCGGGTTCGTTAAGCTTAAAGAGGGGTTTGATTGTGTTAAACCCGAGGAGATTATTGAGTTTTGTAGAGATCATTTGCCTCATTACATGGCTCCAAAGACTATTGTGTTCGGGGACTTACCTAAAACATCAACAGGGAAAGTACAGAAGTATCTACTTAGGAAGAGAGCTGATGAAATGGGAAGCTTGTAA
- the LOC106394802 gene encoding dehydrodolichyl diphosphate synthase 6 — MVDQIRHMCVGINQILEQIHGFSRRCLFRVISMGPLPIHLAFIMDGNRRYAKKQDLEDGSGHKAGFSALMSMLQYCYELGIKYVTVYAFSIDNFRRKPEEVRSLMDLMLEKIKSLLDKESIVHEYGIRVYFIGNLALLSDQVRAAAEEVMQATAENSRVGLLVCVAYNSTDEIVQAVKKSCVTKLDRDMETIQLVDIEENMQMSVAPDPDILIRSSGETRLSNFLLWQTGSSQLFSPDALWPEIGLRHLVWAILNFQKSHSYFEKKKKKQM; from the coding sequence ATGGTTGATCAAATAAGACATATGTGCGTTGGAATCAATCAAATCCTCGAGCAGATACATGGGTTTTCAAGAAGATGTTTGTTCCGGGTCATATCTATGGGTCCTTTACCCATTCATCTCGCCTTTATCATGGATGGAAACCGAAGGTACGCAAAGAAGCAAGATCTAGAAGACGGGTCTGGTCACAAAGCCGGGTTCTCTGCGCTCATGTCGATGCTACAGTACTGCTACGAGCTGGGCATCAAGTATGTAACTGTATACGCATTTAGCATAGATAACTTTAGAAGAAAGCCTGAGGAGGTTCGGTCTCTAATGGATTTGATGCTGGAGAAGATCAAGTCTCTGCTTGATAAAGAGAGTATAGTGCATGAATACGGGATACGTGTATATTTTATCGGTAACTTGGCACTTTTAAGTGACCAAGTGAGAGCTGCTGCAGAAGAAGTCATGCAGGCCACTGCTGAGAATAGTCGTGTAGGGCTTCTTGTCTGCGTTGCTTATAACTCTACAGATGAGATCGTACAAGCTGTCAAGAAATCTTGTGTGACAAAGTTAGATAGGGACATGGAGACAATACAGTTGGTGGATATTGAGGAGAATATGCAGATGAGCGTGGCGCCGGATCCTGATATACTGATCCGAAGTTCAGGAGAGACGAGGCTGAGTAACTTTCTTTTATGGCAGACTGGTAGCTCTCAGCTTTTCTCTCCTGATGCTCTGTGGCCTGAGATTGGCCTTAGGCATTTGGTCTGGGCTATATTGAACTTCCAGAAAAGTCATTCATactttgagaagaagaagaagaaacagatgTGA